The Leptospira montravelensis nucleotide sequence GCCCTCAATGGATTTATTATAACCATCCGGTTCGAGGCGCCCCGATCCAAACGGTTGTTATTCGGCAGTTTTTTTCTTTTTATCGTTTTTCTTTGTTTTTGCCTCTTTGGCTTTTTCTTTCATTTCCTCTTTTTTTTCTTCCTTCTTTTCCATACGTGCGGATTTCATCTCTTCGAGAGTTACCGATCCATCAGCGTCTTTATCAAGTTCGGTGAAAAACCCATCATGGAACTTTTGCCATTCTTCTTTAGAGACCTTATTGTCACCGCTGGAATCCATTTTTTTGAAATGATCCCCTGCCATCGCATTTCTTCCGTGGCCATCGTGGTCATGAGCAAATACGGAAGTCACCGCAAGAAAGGTTAAACCAGTCAAAACTGTTAGAATTTTTTTCATAAAAAACCTCAGCCGAATTCTTTAACAAATTTAGATGTAAGTCAACCCCTTCACCGATTTTTCACTTTGGAAATTTTTTATATTCATTCTATTTTTTGATTTCCCTTCAATTTTCTTTCATTTATCATTTCTGAACGAATGTCCTTGGACACAAATAATGAACCAAAGAAAGTATTTGATTAATGTAGCATTTTTTCTATTTGTTTTTACAAGTTTTTCGATCCAAACGGAACCAACGAACATTGAAGATTGCCCGAGACCCATTGCCGATCATGACTGGGAAATTTCGCATTCAATCGAATCCGAATTTGATCAAAAAAAGTTTTGTTTATATATGAAAGAAATTGGATCCGAGGAAAGCGAGTTTCATTCGTTTTTAATCGAAAGACATGGGAAAATAGTCGCAGAGGTTTATAATGAAGGGAAAGACCATCCATTTAACAAACGCTATGGTCTAAGATTTCCTTTTGATGGAAAAACAAAATTTGATGTGAACACCTTACACGATGTAAGGTCAGTCAGTAAATCGGTTGTTTCATTACTGTTTGGGATTGCCATTGATAAAAAAATAATCAATAGATTAGATTTACCAGTTCTTTCTTTTTATCCAGAGTTATCCATTCCCCCCGATGATCCAAAACAAAAAATTACTTGGAGACACCTTTTAACAATGAGTAGTGGACTCGATTGGGAAGAATGGAGGTATGGATTTTTATTTAGTGATGAGACAAGACTCCTATGGAAAAAAGACATCCCAAGTTTTGTTTTTGATAGAAACATGTTACATCCACCAGGAACTAAATTCAATTACAACGGAGGTGGAACTTCAGTTCTTTCTTCGATTCTAATTCAGAAAACTGGCAAATCATTAAAGGAATTGGCGAAAGATTGGTTATTTGATCCTTTAGAAATTCAAAACTTTGAATGGGTGGAAGATCAAAATGGGAGAGCCCTTGCTCATGCTGGCCTTCGTTTAAAACCAAGAGATATGTTAAAGATAGGAAGGTTAGTTTTAAATGGCGGTAACTGGAAAGGAAAACAAATTGTCTCAAAACAATGGTTAAACGATTCCCTAAAACACCAAATAAATTCAGAGGTAAAAGTATTTAGAAAAGACGAAAGGCCTCTTGGTTACGGTTACCAGTGGTGGCTCGGGGAAACCATTTTTTTAGAGAAAAAAATCCCTTGGTCACTGGCACTAGGGAATGGAGGCCAACTCATTTTCTCCATCCCTAGTTTAGATATGGTGATCGTTACCACTGCGGGTGGTTATGGAGATCCGGCTACCATCCAAAGAATTTTGGACCTTGTCGAAAAAATCATAACAACCGCTAAGTGAAATGTTATATCCCCTGTTTATCCAAAATTTTGAATTCGATACAAACAGGATTGAGCGATAGCGGCACAATCAATCACATATGCCTTGCAATCTTTTACCCAAGTTTCTCTAGCTTCAGAATCCTTGATTTTAGAAATGGATTTTTCGTATAACAAACTACAAATGTAACGAGTCATTTGGATCATTAGGTTTTCTGCCACAGTTTCTTTTTTTACTTCTTCCTGAATGTTACGCATCACACGAATGGATTCTTCTAAGACTCGTTCTTGTTCTAAAAGAAAGGTGGAAGGTGATGGAATTTCTGCTTTCAAAGAATTTAGATATTTACGAAAGTTTCCATCTCCAGCCATACCAGCAAGGATGGCACCAGTAGCGATACGAACATGGATTTGGCTTGTACCTTCATAAATAGTATTGATACGTGAATCTCTGAACATTCTAGAGATATCGTAATCTTCAGTGTACCCGGCACCACCAAACACTTGTACTGCTAAATTTGTACATTTATGTCCTTCTTCGGAACTATAATACTTTGCCATTGGTGTGAGTGTGGAGGCAAGTGTGGACCAATATTTTACCTTTTCATCTTTTCGGATTTCTCTGTCATCTTTACCAGCTTTTTCCATACGGATTTGGTGGTGTTGGTACATATCAATCACTCGAGCCGTTTCTAAAGTGAGAAGACGCATAGCGTTTGTTTCCCGTTTGATTTTATGAATCATCTCTGCCACGGCTGGAATTTCACCAATGGGTTTTCCGAATTGTTTTCTTTCCTGCGCATACTTTACACATTCAAAATATGCAGCAGCTCCCCCACCACATCCACCGGAAGCACTCACAAGACGCATAAAGTTTGTCATTCCTGCCGTATAACGAGTGAGACCAAGACCTTCTTCCCCTAAAATTTCCCCATATGTGTTGTCATAAACGATCTCACAAGTAGGAGAAGCATGGATTCCCATCTTTTTTTCGATTCCTGCCACAAATACATCTTCACTTTTAACAATAAATACGGAAAGTCCTCTTGCACCACC carries:
- a CDS encoding serine hydrolase domain-containing protein, with product MNQRKYLINVAFFLFVFTSFSIQTEPTNIEDCPRPIADHDWEISHSIESEFDQKKFCLYMKEIGSEESEFHSFLIERHGKIVAEVYNEGKDHPFNKRYGLRFPFDGKTKFDVNTLHDVRSVSKSVVSLLFGIAIDKKIINRLDLPVLSFYPELSIPPDDPKQKITWRHLLTMSSGLDWEEWRYGFLFSDETRLLWKKDIPSFVFDRNMLHPPGTKFNYNGGGTSVLSSILIQKTGKSLKELAKDWLFDPLEIQNFEWVEDQNGRALAHAGLRLKPRDMLKIGRLVLNGGNWKGKQIVSKQWLNDSLKHQINSEVKVFRKDERPLGYGYQWWLGETIFLEKKIPWSLALGNGGQLIFSIPSLDMVIVTTAGGYGDPATIQRILDLVEKIITTAK
- a CDS encoding EF-hand domain-containing protein translates to MKKILTVLTGLTFLAVTSVFAHDHDGHGRNAMAGDHFKKMDSSGDNKVSKEEWQKFHDGFFTELDKDADGSVTLEEMKSARMEKKEEKKEEMKEKAKEAKTKKNDKKKKTAE
- a CDS encoding acyl-CoA dehydrogenase family protein, encoding MIANNYFSEDEDLQVIFNQLLDWDSIIKETEGEGFFDHQTFVKTNNPRYEMAPSTKEEAFELYTSSLDAMGDFFGNDVSQKSQTMDRNELKYSNGKVIFPKETIEIYEKFRNTGLMAYSLSREAGGLAFPATVGALYAMLMARADVAFCMTTTLLNLAQIVDRFGTPEQVETYATKAANGECLFAMSLTEPDYGSDLNNVRTVAVKQEDGSYRLTGTKRFISQGCGLGDHPALLLTLARTGKSEGGARGLSVFIVKSEDVFVAGIEKKMGIHASPTCEIVYDNTYGEILGEEGLGLTRYTAGMTNFMRLVSASGGCGGGAAAYFECVKYAQERKQFGKPIGEIPAVAEMIHKIKRETNAMRLLTLETARVIDMYQHHQIRMEKAGKDDREIRKDEKVKYWSTLASTLTPMAKYYSSEEGHKCTNLAVQVFGGAGYTEDYDISRMFRDSRINTIYEGTSQIHVRIATGAILAGMAGDGNFRKYLNSLKAEIPSPSTFLLEQERVLEESIRVMRNIQEEVKKETVAENLMIQMTRYICSLLYEKSISKIKDSEARETWVKDCKAYVIDCAAIAQSCLYRIQNFG